The Arcobacter lacus region AATATAGAACAAGTTGGAGATCATGTCTATTTAAGTGCAGCTAACAATAAATTTGACTCGAAATTTTGGGAAAATAGTATTTTAAAAATAGATGGAAAAAAGATTTATCTAAATGATATTGCAAACATAACTATTGGATATCCTAAAAAAGAGACTATTTCTCGACTTAATGGAGAAAATACTTTAACTCTAAGAGTATATAAAAATAAAAATGGTGATAGTATAAAATTAACAAAAGAGATAAAAGAGTTACTTAAAAACACTGAAGCTTCTTATGAAGATATTACTTTAGTTGTTTCAAGAGACAATTCTAAATTAATCAATGAAAGATTAAATACGATTTTGGCAAATATAACTTTAGGGTTAATCTTAGTTGGATTTGCTATGTATATTTTGATTAGTCCTAGATTATCATTTGTTATTATTTTAGGTATTCCTTTTTCATTTATTATTGGATTACTATTTTTAGAAATGATGGGATATAGTCTAAATATGGTTTCAATGATGGCCATGTTAATAGCTCTTGGAATTGTAGTTGATGATGCAATTATCGTAAGTGAAAATATTCAAAGACATATTGATGAAGGTTATGAACTTGACAAAGCTATTTTAAAAGGTACAAAACAGATGATAGGTCCAGTTATAATAGCTGGAATTACAACTGTTTTTGCTTTTATATCTATGTTATTTGTTAGTGGAGAAATGGGACTTTTTATTAAGTTAATTCCTATTGTTATTACTTGTTTGATAGTTTCATCAATTATTGAATCATTTTTATTTTTACCACTTCATGCAAAACATATTTTAAAGGTAAATGAAAAACAATTAGATTGGACAAAAGTATATAACTTTTATGAAAATATTTTACACAAAGTAATAGAACATAAAAGAAGCTTCTTAGTTATATTTTTTATAACTATTCCCATAATTTCTATTATTCTTATAAAAAGTAGTAGATTCCAACTTTTTCCAGATATTGATTCAAGTAATATTGAAATTGCAGTTAAACTTGAGAACTCTATTCCTATTGAAATAACCGATAATATTGCAAAAAAGTATGAAAAAGCTCTTTTAGAGAATGCAAAAGAACTCTATATAAAAAATATAACAACAACAATTGGATTATATGTTGATATTGCAGATAATGAAGAGGAGATAGAAAATGGATTTATTCTTTCAGTGGAACTTGAAGAGTTTAGAGAAGAAAATTTTGTAGAAAACTATATAAATCCTATTTTAAACTTTAGTTTTGATTTTGAAAGACCAGATAAAGTAAGACTTATTAGTTCTAATGATGCTATGAATATGATTAGAGATTTAATCAATCCTTTATTAAAAGAAGACAATGCCATTGACTATAACATAATCTCTCAAAAAATGGGTATGGATTCAACAGATATTGAGATTTTATTGAATTCTTATGATACTTCATTGTTAGTTCAGAATATTGAAAAATTAAAAGAAAAACTAAAAAATATAAATGGAGTAAAAGATATAACTGATAACACAATATTAGGTCAAAGTGAATATAAATATATAGTAAATGCTTATGGAAGACAATTAGGACTTACAGATAGTGATATAGCAAAAGCCATTAGTAGTTTCTTTTTAGAAAGAGAACAAGCAAATACTTTCAATGAAGATGGAATTATCAAAATAATAACAAAATCAGTAAATAAAGATAGTATAAAAGAGTTAAAAAACTTTTACATTCCACTTGACAATAACCAATTTGTTCAGTTAAAAGAAGTTGTTGATTTCAAAATTGAAAGAAATTTCAATGAAATGCAAAAAATCAATGGACAAATTTATAAAAAAGTTATGGCAAATGTTCAAAATGATATTGTAAATGCAACTGAAGTTTTAGAAAAACTTGAAGGCACTATAGAAGACATAAAAAAATCTGGTATTCAAATAAATTTTGGAGGAGAAAAAGAAAAAAGCGATAAATTGGCTTTAGACATTATCAAAGCTTTTTTAGTTTCAATATTTTTAATATTTATAACTTTACTTATCATCTTCCCCTCTTTTAAAAGTACTTTTGTGATTTTATCTGTTATTCCTTTTACGATTTTAGGACCAATTATTGGTCACTTTATAATGGGAATAAATCTAAATTCACAATCAATGATTGGTATGCTAGGACTTGCTGGTGTTGTTATAAATGATGGAATTATTATGCTCAATTTTTTACATCATACAAGAACAAAAAAAGAGTTTTTTGAAAATGCAAAATTAAGAGTTCGCCCTATTTTAATAACTTCTATTACAACAATGTTAGGTTTATTTACTTTAATATTTTTTCCAACAGGAGAATCTATAATGCTTCAACCAATAGCCGTTTCTTTAGGATTTGGGATTTTATGGGGAACAGTTTTAAATTTAGTTTATGTCCCTGCTCTTTTTGCAACTTTATATAAAATCAAGGATTAAAAATGACAAAATATATTTTTTTACTATTTCCAATATTTTTATTTGCTAACTCATATATAGCAAAAATTGAACCAAAAGATGAATTCAGTATTTATGCAAATGCAAGTGGAGAAATAACATATCTTGATAAAAATAAAGAGATGAATATTATAAATGGTGTTATCGTAAAAATTGATAATGTTTTAGATAAAGAAAATCTTAGCCTTTATCAAACTCAATTAAATCTTTTAAATGAAAAACTCTCAATTTTACAAGATTATTACAATAAATTTAAAACTATAAAAGGTAAAAGTGATTTTGAAAAAGATGAAAAATATATGGAAATTATTGAATTAAAAAATAGTATAAAAGATTTAGAAATTTCAATAGCAAATACAAAAAATACACTAAGCAAAAAAGAAATTGCTTTAGACAACTTATATCTAAAAGAGTTTGTTGTTAATAAATATGATTATGTAAATGTAGGAACTAAAATCGCAACTGCATATGATATAAGTAAAGCAAAACTAGTTATTTATCTAAATAGTGAAGATTATAAAGATATAAAATCAAAAGAGATTTATTTAGATGGTAAAAAATCAGATGTAAAAATAAAAAAACTTGACATTACTCCTGATAAAACTTTTATTTCTGCATATAAGTTAGAACTAGAAATTGACTCAAAAGAGTTTGGTAAAAGTATAACTGTGGAGTTCAAATAATGAAAAAAATTTTATATTCTTTTTTATTCTCTTCTTTGCTTTTTGCAAATGAAAAATCAAATGAAGTTTTAATGCCTTTAAAAAATGAAATAAGAGATTTAGAAACAAAAAGCATAGAAGAAAAAAAAGAGGTAAATAAATATGAATGGTTAAATGATTTGAATATATCACTTAGTCAAAGTAAAGATGATGAAAATATAAAAACAAAAGATTATTCTTTAAATTTAAATCAAAAAATAGTTGATTTTGGTGGTATTTCTTCTCAAATTGATTATGCAAATAATTTATTTAAACAAGAAGCTTTAAAAATAAAAATGGAAAATTTTGAAGATTTAAATACTTTGTATAAAAACTTTATTGATTTAAAAATAAATGATATAAATATTTTACAAAATGACCTAAACATAAAAAATAGTGAAATAGAAGTTGATATAAAAAAATCGCAATATAGAAATGGTCAAAGCGATATTAGTGATTTAAACGATGCTATTATGAAAAAAAACTTATTAGAAGATTCAAAAATGAATCTAAAACTTAATAAAGTTATTTATGAAAATGATATAAAAAAACTAACTTCTTATGAAATAAATAATTTAAGTATTCCTTCTATATCTTTGATTTCAAAAGAT contains the following coding sequences:
- a CDS encoding efflux RND transporter permease subunit; the protein is MYKIIDYFYKNSQLNHTILIFFLILGIFSYINIPKEVFPTTQLEKLDIEGSYSGASAESLNNFAVSEIENQLNSISGLGKITSYIYSGFFSINIELQDGVDKTIKLNEVKDAVSLAKRYFPSDMEEPNVRIMDEEWSLLSIALSSSKYNQRELLKIADNLKNSLMQIKNINKVRNFGDADLQIELALDNKKINMYGLNSSSVIDAISQLSYIYPVGNIEQVGDHVYLSAANNKFDSKFWENSILKIDGKKIYLNDIANITIGYPKKETISRLNGENTLTLRVYKNKNGDSIKLTKEIKELLKNTEASYEDITLVVSRDNSKLINERLNTILANITLGLILVGFAMYILISPRLSFVIILGIPFSFIIGLLFLEMMGYSLNMVSMMAMLIALGIVVDDAIIVSENIQRHIDEGYELDKAILKGTKQMIGPVIIAGITTVFAFISMLFVSGEMGLFIKLIPIVITCLIVSSIIESFLFLPLHAKHILKVNEKQLDWTKVYNFYENILHKVIEHKRSFLVIFFITIPIISIILIKSSRFQLFPDIDSSNIEIAVKLENSIPIEITDNIAKKYEKALLENAKELYIKNITTTIGLYVDIADNEEEIENGFILSVELEEFREENFVENYINPILNFSFDFERPDKVRLISSNDAMNMIRDLINPLLKEDNAIDYNIISQKMGMDSTDIEILLNSYDTSLLVQNIEKLKEKLKNINGVKDITDNTILGQSEYKYIVNAYGRQLGLTDSDIAKAISSFFLEREQANTFNEDGIIKIITKSVNKDSIKELKNFYIPLDNNQFVQLKEVVDFKIERNFNEMQKINGQIYKKVMANVQNDIVNATEVLEKLEGTIEDIKKSGIQINFGGEKEKSDKLALDIIKAFLVSIFLIFITLLIIFPSFKSTFVILSVIPFTILGPIIGHFIMGINLNSQSMIGMLGLAGVVINDGIIMLNFLHHTRTKKEFFENAKLRVRPILITSITTMLGLFTLIFFPTGESIMLQPIAVSLGFGILWGTVLNLVYVPALFATLYKIKD
- a CDS encoding efflux RND transporter periplasmic adaptor subunit, with translation MTKYIFLLFPIFLFANSYIAKIEPKDEFSIYANASGEITYLDKNKEMNIINGVIVKIDNVLDKENLSLYQTQLNLLNEKLSILQDYYNKFKTIKGKSDFEKDEKYMEIIELKNSIKDLEISIANTKNTLSKKEIALDNLYLKEFVVNKYDYVNVGTKIATAYDISKAKLVIYLNSEDYKDIKSKEIYLDGKKSDVKIKKLDITPDKTFISAYKLELEIDSKEFGKSITVEFK
- a CDS encoding TolC family protein gives rise to the protein MKKILYSFLFSSLLFANEKSNEVLMPLKNEIRDLETKSIEEKKEVNKYEWLNDLNISLSQSKDDENIKTKDYSLNLNQKIVDFGGISSQIDYANNLFKQEALKIKMENFEDLNTLYKNFIDLKINDINILQNDLNIKNSEIEVDIKKSQYRNGQSDISDLNDAIMKKNLLEDSKMNLKLNKVIYENDIKKLTSYEINNLSIPSISLISKDIFLEKSTKKLYANLESQVSQNEYKKTKSKYLPALNLTGAVGYQDSTTKKSQDYYNYGASITMPLNYTFSNDIEYSKLVYLQNRKKEELTSIELEKVYDSSIETIKQFENRINLALNDIKLYEELLELNQEEFNAGFKADEDVQTLKNSKKIRKLDIEKYKLNIKKELLYIYFQTI